Proteins found in one Thalassomonas actiniarum genomic segment:
- the sbnA gene encoding 2,3-diaminopropionate biosynthesis protein SbnA has protein sequence MNDNIVSCVGNTPIVSLSRLFNHSKVEVLAKMELMNPGGSIKDRPAKYMLEQGMKSGKINKNSHIIESSSGNLAIALAMHCKLHGLRFTAVVDPKISPTNLKMIKLYGANVVQVTEKDENDGYLLTRINTVKHLVETTPNAVWVNQYANPHNWQSHFYGEAEEIINQVEGSIDYLVIGASTSGTLMGVSRRLKQAYPDMQVVAVDISGSVLFGGPSGPREIPGIGASRVPELLEPSEVDQVIYVDDYESALACYKLLEHEGIFAGGSSGSSIAAIEKLLPNIAKGSRVLTLFPDRGDRYLDLIYDDNWLEMVRQRHLNSSANTNNRKIA, from the coding sequence ATGAACGACAATATTGTTTCCTGTGTTGGGAATACCCCAATAGTGAGTCTCTCGAGACTTTTTAACCACAGCAAAGTTGAAGTTTTGGCAAAGATGGAGTTAATGAATCCCGGTGGCAGCATTAAAGATCGCCCGGCGAAATATATGTTAGAGCAGGGGATGAAATCTGGAAAAATCAATAAAAACAGTCATATCATCGAAAGCTCATCGGGTAATCTGGCGATAGCGCTGGCTATGCACTGCAAATTACACGGCCTGAGATTCACCGCTGTTGTTGATCCCAAAATCTCTCCCACTAATTTAAAAATGATCAAACTGTATGGCGCCAATGTCGTTCAGGTTACAGAGAAAGATGAAAACGACGGTTATTTACTGACCCGTATCAATACCGTTAAACACCTGGTTGAGACCACGCCAAATGCGGTTTGGGTTAACCAGTATGCCAACCCCCATAACTGGCAAAGCCATTTTTACGGCGAAGCAGAAGAAATAATTAATCAGGTTGAAGGCTCGATAGATTATCTGGTGATCGGCGCCAGTACTTCCGGCACCTTAATGGGGGTGTCCCGCCGCCTGAAACAAGCCTACCCGGATATGCAGGTTGTCGCCGTGGATATCAGCGGTTCTGTATTGTTCGGCGGTCCATCCGGCCCCAGGGAAATTCCCGGTATCGGCGCAAGCCGGGTACCTGAGTTACTAGAGCCGAGTGAAGTTGACCAAGTGATTTATGTTGACGATTACGAGTCGGCATTAGCCTGTTACAAGCTGCTTGAGCATGAAGGTATTTTTGCCGGAGGCTCAAGCGGTTCTTCCATTGCCGCCATTGAAAAGCTGCTGCCAAACATCGCCAAAGGCAGCCGGGTATTAACCCTGTTCCCGGATCGCGGCGACCGCTACCTTGACCTTATTTATGATGATAACTGGCTGGAAATGGTGCGCCAGCGTCACTTAAATTCATCAGCCAATACCAATAACAGAAAAATAGCTTAA
- the sbnB gene encoding 2,3-diaminopropionate biosynthesis protein SbnB, translating to MTTNTHLRYLSQSDLRQLGADHSNAFIEAIEQGLKLHAEGEFVQPLKPYLRWQGADHIADRIIAMPCYLGGDNPMAGIKWIGSRQHNPGKFDLPRASALIILNDADTNYPVAVLEGSLISAMRTAAITGVATGYLARENFTDVTLLGCGPIGQMQAKTLLEQYPQIKTVHLYDLNPAAADKLISMFAGDYQEIEFVIHQEAKSAVAQADVLVTCTVSDKPYIPFDWIKKGCFISNISIMDIEKDVFLKADKVIVDDWDQSNREKKVINQLVEEGLFSREQLHAELGEIILKQIPGRENEDEIILLNPMGMAIDDIVCARWFYQAAESKNIGTRLPLF from the coding sequence ATGACCACGAATACCCATTTACGTTACTTAAGCCAGTCGGACTTGCGCCAATTGGGAGCCGACCACAGTAATGCCTTTATTGAAGCGATAGAACAGGGCTTAAAACTCCATGCCGAAGGGGAGTTTGTCCAGCCGTTAAAGCCTTACCTGCGCTGGCAGGGAGCCGACCATATTGCCGACCGCATTATTGCCATGCCGTGTTATTTAGGGGGAGATAACCCTATGGCCGGGATCAAATGGATAGGTTCTCGTCAGCATAACCCCGGCAAGTTTGACTTACCCCGGGCGAGCGCCTTAATTATTCTTAACGACGCCGACACTAACTACCCGGTAGCAGTACTCGAAGGCAGCTTGATCAGTGCCATGCGCACCGCGGCAATTACCGGGGTGGCGACCGGCTATCTCGCCCGCGAAAACTTCACCGATGTCACTCTGCTCGGCTGCGGTCCCATCGGCCAGATGCAGGCGAAAACCTTGCTTGAACAGTATCCGCAAATAAAAACCGTGCATTTGTATGATCTTAATCCTGCTGCCGCTGACAAGCTGATCAGCATGTTTGCCGGTGATTATCAGGAAATAGAATTTGTTATCCACCAGGAAGCGAAATCCGCCGTTGCCCAGGCAGATGTATTAGTCACCTGTACGGTTTCAGATAAGCCTTATATCCCTTTCGACTGGATTAAAAAAGGCTGCTTTATTTCCAATATCTCCATTATGGATATCGAAAAAGACGTGTTCCTAAAAGCTGACAAGGTCATCGTAGATGACTGGGATCAGTCTAACCGTGAAAAGAAAGTGATCAACCAACTGGTGGAAGAAGGTTTATTCAGCCGTGAGCAACTGCATGCGGAATTAGGAGAAATCATCCTCAAGCAGATACCGGGACGCGAAAACGAAGATGAGATTATTTTGCTTAATCCTATGGGCATGGCCATCGACGATATCGTTTGCGCCCGCTGGTTCTATCAGGCGGCTGAAAGCAAGAATATCGGCACCCGCTTACCTTTGTTTTAG
- a CDS encoding IucA/IucC family protein — translation MLRQFHLNQLQKLMDALYMEDFSGYCRHLSFSQANLLVTLDEHSQLSFSCIKQAGLSPYRLQSDTVYFIDQRVGSRTRIPPQEIMTYFTRASWWPGDTQQMEKQQRADLWWRQCFNFIEQLSAQIPGWQKLSLASLPLSECYAIAADRPFHPFAHAKEELASLIGSEKLSRVKVYWWGFRRDNIISRNKQATDKTPASFLLSREQKLALDSKMAEKISPAATNADYIALPLLATQDLALGSQAEDLGAVDLGFTTELGLPTSSLRTLMSDNNNLHVKLSTYARTLGAMRSMPPRYLVNGDHAFRLLLDISAKDPLLSQTLALSDEQLWWVAGKPEELITNPGHYACQLRFLPEATAGTEYLAMSALTYQGESVWQLALGQELDEWQAVRELSQLFIRTFLSLWCQGVMPECHGQNVIACYEQGRLSGFILRDHDTLRICPARLKQQGLNIPDYQINWSTPNTLVLATDAELLAYFTTLGLQVNLFPIALAVIGRSEHTESEFWHWTRQCISDFINQLIDTSLADTLRQELLYAQKWPFKQVLTPLLQRQELSTSMPSSMGEITNPLPGNQSQSSNQEVYETVSVPA, via the coding sequence ATGTTACGGCAATTTCACCTTAACCAGCTACAAAAACTGATGGATGCATTATACATGGAAGATTTCAGTGGATATTGCCGGCATCTGAGTTTTTCCCAAGCAAACCTGCTGGTTACACTCGATGAGCATAGCCAGTTGAGTTTCTCCTGTATCAAGCAGGCCGGGCTTAGTCCGTACCGCTTACAAAGCGATACCGTCTATTTTATCGATCAACGGGTGGGATCCCGGACCAGGATCCCACCACAAGAGATCATGACATATTTCACCCGGGCCAGTTGGTGGCCCGGTGATACTCAGCAAATGGAAAAACAGCAAAGAGCAGACCTTTGGTGGCGCCAGTGTTTTAATTTTATCGAACAGCTGAGCGCACAAATTCCCGGCTGGCAAAAGCTATCGCTGGCGTCTTTGCCTTTAAGTGAATGTTATGCCATTGCCGCCGACCGTCCCTTTCATCCTTTTGCCCATGCCAAGGAAGAGCTTGCCAGCCTGATTGGCTCCGAAAAGCTGTCTAGGGTAAAGGTTTATTGGTGGGGCTTTCGCCGCGACAATATCATTAGCCGCAACAAGCAGGCCACAGATAAAACGCCGGCGAGCTTTCTGCTTTCCCGGGAGCAAAAATTGGCACTTGATAGCAAAATGGCGGAAAAAATCTCCCCGGCTGCGACAAATGCCGACTATATTGCGCTGCCGCTGTTAGCGACACAAGATTTGGCCTTAGGGTCACAGGCTGAAGATCTCGGGGCGGTTGATCTTGGCTTCACCACAGAGCTGGGGTTACCGACATCTTCCCTTCGCACCCTGATGAGCGATAACAATAACCTGCATGTGAAACTGTCCACCTATGCCCGCACGCTCGGGGCAATGCGTTCTATGCCGCCAAGATACCTGGTAAATGGCGATCACGCTTTCCGGTTATTGCTCGATATCAGTGCCAAAGATCCGCTCTTAAGCCAAACCCTGGCCTTGAGTGATGAACAGCTGTGGTGGGTGGCGGGCAAACCGGAAGAGTTAATCACTAATCCGGGCCATTATGCCTGCCAGCTGAGATTTTTACCCGAAGCGACAGCGGGCACTGAATACCTGGCCATGTCGGCATTAACTTACCAGGGGGAAAGTGTCTGGCAACTTGCCCTGGGGCAGGAGCTTGATGAATGGCAGGCGGTACGGGAACTGAGCCAGTTATTTATCCGGACATTTTTATCTTTATGGTGCCAGGGGGTTATGCCTGAATGTCACGGCCAGAATGTGATCGCTTGCTACGAACAGGGCAGGCTGAGCGGTTTTATCCTCAGGGATCACGATACCCTGAGAATTTGTCCTGCGCGGTTGAAGCAGCAAGGATTGAATATTCCCGATTACCAGATCAACTGGTCGACACCAAACACCCTGGTTTTGGCAACGGATGCCGAGCTGCTGGCCTACTTTACCACCTTGGGCTTGCAGGTGAATCTCTTTCCCATCGCCTTGGCGGTTATCGGCCGCAGCGAGCATACGGAAAGTGAATTCTGGCACTGGACCCGGCAGTGTATTTCAGACTTTATCAATCAATTAATCGATACCTCCCTGGCAGATACCCTGCGCCAGGAGTTGCTATACGCACAAAAGTGGCCTTTTAAACAAGTATTAACCCCGCTATTACAGCGACAGGAGTTATCCACCAGTATGCCCAGCAGCATGGGAGAAATAACCAATCCGCTGCCCGGCAACCAATCGCAATCATCAAATCAAGAAGTTTATGAAACAGTCAGCGTACCAGCTTAA
- a CDS encoding MFS transporter codes for MKQSAYQLKLLLFCQFLATFGLMVLIPVMPLYLTKLTASNSSATLWASFALAAPAIGSLLTAPLIGRLADSWGHRRVLFLSLSAFGCSLLMMSYASSMMVFIAARVLLGFSGISVAITSYTMHTVSASARGQALGKQQSAVAAACLSGPLLGGIFMDKWGMELLLNLTAALTCITLLVAALLLRHVPEHAVSGSRQPLPSKWYLRRDNLAWLGAGILAQAGAFSLVTCFALYISEQQSLALPVATTTGMLHALAWTGTFLAGAYWGKRNDLGKAGINFILASAVCGIAIGLLIWADVLWQFALLRLLQGLCFAALIPSVMYSLCQSCPDHPGQVTGTAKSALVLGQLAGPLAVAAIYPFWGANGALLMTAGLFIGGSLLLIINKYLALALKPQASGSKTQLSKVIE; via the coding sequence ATGAAACAGTCAGCGTACCAGCTTAAACTGCTGCTTTTTTGCCAGTTTCTCGCCACCTTTGGCTTAATGGTGCTGATCCCCGTGATGCCCTTGTATTTAACTAAACTTACGGCGTCCAATAGTTCGGCGACCCTGTGGGCGAGTTTTGCCTTAGCAGCCCCCGCGATAGGTAGTCTGCTTACCGCCCCGCTGATCGGTCGCCTGGCCGATAGCTGGGGCCATCGCCGGGTATTATTTTTATCCTTATCCGCCTTTGGCTGCTCATTGCTGATGATGTCCTATGCCTCCTCTATGATGGTTTTTATTGCCGCCAGGGTGTTATTAGGTTTTTCCGGGATTTCGGTGGCCATCACGAGTTACACCATGCACACCGTCAGCGCATCCGCCCGAGGGCAGGCGCTGGGAAAACAACAAAGCGCCGTGGCAGCCGCCTGTCTCAGCGGCCCTCTGCTGGGTGGGATCTTTATGGATAAGTGGGGCATGGAATTGTTGCTGAATTTAACAGCAGCCCTGACCTGTATCACCCTCTTGGTTGCCGCTTTGTTGTTACGCCATGTGCCTGAGCATGCGGTGTCCGGGAGCCGCCAACCCTTGCCGTCAAAATGGTACCTGCGCCGCGATAACCTGGCCTGGTTGGGGGCAGGTATTTTGGCGCAAGCGGGGGCCTTTTCTCTGGTTACCTGTTTTGCCCTGTATATCAGCGAACAGCAATCCCTGGCGTTGCCGGTAGCCACGACCACCGGCATGTTACATGCGTTGGCCTGGACCGGCACTTTTCTCGCCGGCGCCTACTGGGGCAAACGAAATGATCTGGGTAAGGCCGGTATTAACTTTATTCTGGCTTCGGCTGTCTGTGGCATTGCCATCGGGCTGCTGATCTGGGCTGATGTCCTGTGGCAGTTTGCATTGCTGAGGTTGTTACAAGGCTTGTGTTTTGCAGCCTTGATCCCGTCGGTCATGTACAGCCTTTGTCAGTCCTGCCCTGATCATCCGGGGCAGGTGACCGGCACCGCCAAAAGCGCATTGGTACTCGGCCAGCTGGCCGGTCCGTTGGCCGTTGCCGCCATCTATCCTTTTTGGGGGGCCAACGGCGCCTTATTAATGACTGCCGGTTTGTTTATCGGCGGCAGCTTGCTACTAATCATCAATAAATACTTAGCTCTAGCGCTTAAACCTCAAGCGTCCGGGTCAAAAACACAGCTTTCAAAGGTAATTGAATAA
- a CDS encoding IucA/IucC family protein, which produces MSTNSTSRWHNKLTEQYLNTFFRETQVDINQCIKQASTLTEDQHSPLSASLLTTNQGVSMFCYRFSASDTYLWGGVKHLSLTGYHEYAENFYLVKTGNEVCELTDLRDLLQLISAQLTADAGNGKQEINAGALLNENMNNSVNKSEFFLLNRKQQQCKNAVVEDFIAAEQGMVLGHPFHVTSKASIGFSQDDMKRYSPELGVSFKLHYFAVCPGRLRASDIGEDLTALSDKEAQQQAQQLLTADHKHYTLLPCHPWQANYLLDNQQVQQALADESMISLGPLGQVVWPTSSVRTVWLPENKIFLKLALDVRLTNFVRNNPDEQVMRAIDASRLIRKIPAELSDNRLLLLPELASQTLHFEQAPELSASFASIYRAGLDETSLGQTRILGSLVEENLDGEDLPLWQYIKQAAELADTPLSSDFIEHWWQAYIQASLLPALSLYANTGISLEAHLQNSLMRFEQGMPVQLVVRDMEGVSISRNSVLADACPQVSANSSVWYTPEQTWFRFKYYMVVNHIAHVIAAIARVSLVSESRLWLVTRQCLAAEEMTPATRIWAQRLLEAKDLPAKANMLSSFKQSGEAPTWVDIANPLYFLPQGQDMTLITTSDHNQNNAAFAAAHQQAELRVNQQLFEALIFEGVAVVSRHENNEITLKVSEVLTYRCQGITSDSFERIRLVPGSLMREEQITGQNRISRPSLQQLMTDLAPLVKAEPQKWQQFHDELTLTRVKHAQTLHQLPAKPLRDMSYEFQEARVNNGHLYHPSFKSRIGFDLAENQLYGPELSQGYHVIWLAVHQDYVHACVGNSTSLEQIYGQHFTPQELQAINSQVEDAGADLENMRLLPVHPWQWHKIISLYYQDLLTSGMIIKLAVSGPKYLPQQSIRTLSNMDDVKQASIKLAMNLVNTSTSRVLAPHTVQNAAAISDWLWQLVDEDPLLSPAHKPVILREIAAIGVTVPSALPVQYGALACIWRESVHPYLEQGQQASPMTMLMQLDNDQKPVIDAWIRQHGVKTWLTALVTHAYLPVMHMLWYHGTALESHAQNMLLIHESGLPVKVALKDFHDGVRYSRALLRDVTRLPELTDAPDVHAKVNPNSFLETDNADELRDFTQDALCFVNLGELAWFLQVHYQLPEQEFWSVTAKVMHEYQAAHPQLTGRFKLFDFFAANIEVEQLASRRFLPEVRLRVMSVENPLAKADQTITQSTQAVAQAV; this is translated from the coding sequence ATGAGCACAAACTCCACCAGCCGCTGGCACAATAAATTAACCGAGCAGTATCTCAATACGTTTTTTCGGGAAACCCAGGTTGATATTAACCAGTGCATCAAGCAGGCTTCCACCCTGACAGAAGATCAGCACAGTCCCTTATCCGCCTCCCTGTTGACCACAAACCAGGGGGTAAGCATGTTTTGTTACCGCTTTAGTGCGTCTGACACTTATTTATGGGGGGGAGTCAAGCACTTATCCCTGACCGGTTATCATGAATATGCGGAAAATTTTTACCTGGTAAAAACAGGCAATGAAGTCTGTGAATTAACCGATCTGCGAGATTTATTACAATTGATCAGCGCTCAGTTAACGGCTGACGCCGGTAATGGCAAGCAGGAGATAAATGCCGGCGCCCTGTTAAATGAAAACATGAACAACAGCGTCAACAAGTCGGAATTCTTTTTACTTAACCGGAAACAGCAGCAGTGCAAAAATGCTGTGGTGGAAGATTTCATCGCCGCCGAGCAAGGCATGGTATTGGGGCACCCTTTTCATGTAACTTCTAAAGCCAGCATAGGGTTTAGTCAGGATGATATGAAGCGTTACAGCCCTGAGCTGGGGGTTTCTTTTAAATTGCATTATTTTGCGGTGTGTCCCGGGCGACTCAGAGCCAGTGATATCGGGGAAGACTTAACGGCCCTGAGCGATAAAGAAGCTCAGCAGCAGGCGCAGCAGCTGTTAACCGCTGATCATAAACATTATACCTTATTACCTTGCCATCCATGGCAGGCTAATTATTTGCTGGACAATCAGCAAGTACAGCAAGCCCTGGCAGATGAGAGCATGATATCTCTGGGGCCACTGGGACAAGTGGTGTGGCCTACTTCTTCGGTACGCACCGTATGGCTGCCTGAAAACAAAATTTTCCTTAAACTGGCGTTGGATGTCAGGCTGACGAATTTTGTCCGCAATAATCCCGATGAGCAGGTGATGCGCGCCATAGATGCCAGCCGTTTGATCCGCAAGATCCCGGCAGAGCTTAGCGACAATCGTTTATTATTGTTGCCTGAGCTGGCCTCACAAACCCTGCATTTTGAACAAGCCCCCGAATTGTCCGCTTCGTTCGCCAGTATTTATCGTGCCGGCCTTGATGAAACGTCCCTGGGACAAACCCGGATCCTCGGCAGCCTGGTGGAAGAAAACCTCGATGGCGAAGATCTGCCCCTGTGGCAATATATCAAACAAGCCGCCGAGCTTGCCGACACACCCCTAAGCAGTGATTTTATCGAACACTGGTGGCAGGCCTATATCCAGGCTTCATTGCTGCCGGCTTTAAGCCTGTATGCCAATACCGGTATCAGTTTGGAGGCCCATCTGCAAAACAGCCTGATGAGGTTTGAGCAGGGAATGCCGGTACAGCTGGTGGTGCGGGATATGGAAGGAGTCAGTATTTCCCGAAATTCCGTGCTGGCGGATGCCTGTCCGCAAGTCAGCGCAAACAGTTCGGTCTGGTATACGCCGGAGCAAACCTGGTTCAGGTTTAAGTATTACATGGTGGTTAATCATATTGCCCATGTGATTGCCGCCATTGCCAGGGTGTCACTGGTAAGCGAAAGCCGCTTATGGCTCGTTACCCGTCAATGTCTGGCAGCAGAGGAAATGACCCCGGCAACCCGGATTTGGGCACAGCGCCTGTTGGAGGCCAAAGATTTACCCGCCAAGGCCAATATGCTCAGTTCTTTTAAACAATCGGGTGAGGCCCCTACCTGGGTTGATATTGCCAACCCTTTATATTTTTTGCCACAAGGACAAGACATGACGTTAATCACTACTTCGGATCACAACCAAAATAATGCCGCCTTTGCCGCTGCCCATCAGCAGGCTGAGTTGAGGGTAAACCAACAGCTGTTCGAAGCCTTGATTTTTGAAGGTGTGGCAGTGGTAAGCAGGCATGAAAACAATGAAATAACACTTAAGGTTTCTGAGGTCTTAACATACCGCTGTCAGGGGATAACCAGCGACAGCTTTGAACGCATTCGCCTGGTGCCGGGCTCCCTGATGCGCGAAGAACAAATCACGGGACAAAACCGGATCAGCCGTCCATCACTGCAGCAATTAATGACGGACCTGGCACCCCTGGTTAAAGCGGAGCCGCAGAAATGGCAACAATTTCATGATGAGCTGACCTTAACTAGGGTTAAACACGCCCAAACCCTGCACCAGTTACCGGCAAAACCGCTCAGGGACATGAGTTATGAGTTCCAGGAAGCCAGGGTCAATAACGGTCATTTGTACCATCCCAGCTTTAAATCCAGGATCGGTTTTGATCTTGCTGAAAACCAGCTATACGGTCCCGAGTTATCCCAGGGTTACCATGTTATCTGGTTGGCGGTGCACCAGGATTATGTCCATGCCTGTGTCGGCAACAGCACTTCGTTAGAGCAAATTTATGGCCAACACTTTACCCCGCAAGAGTTACAGGCCATAAACAGCCAGGTGGAAGATGCAGGTGCAGATCTTGAAAACATGCGCTTATTACCGGTACACCCCTGGCAGTGGCATAAGATCATCAGCCTGTATTATCAGGATCTGCTGACCTCAGGCATGATCATTAAATTAGCGGTATCCGGCCCTAAGTACCTGCCGCAACAATCCATCCGCACCCTGTCAAATATGGATGATGTTAAACAGGCATCGATTAAACTGGCGATGAACCTGGTTAATACCTCAACCTCAAGGGTGCTGGCGCCCCATACGGTGCAAAATGCCGCCGCCATCAGCGATTGGTTATGGCAATTGGTTGATGAGGATCCCTTGTTATCCCCGGCTCATAAACCGGTTATATTGCGGGAAATCGCAGCTATCGGGGTGACCGTCCCGTCGGCCTTGCCGGTACAATACGGGGCTCTGGCCTGTATCTGGCGCGAGAGTGTTCACCCCTATCTGGAGCAAGGTCAACAGGCTTCTCCTATGACTATGCTGATGCAGCTCGATAATGACCAGAAGCCGGTGATAGATGCCTGGATCCGCCAGCACGGCGTAAAAACCTGGCTTACCGCCCTGGTGACCCATGCCTATCTGCCGGTGATGCATATGCTCTGGTACCATGGCACGGCGCTGGAATCCCATGCCCAGAATATGTTGCTGATCCATGAATCCGGGTTGCCGGTGAAGGTGGCGCTGAAAGACTTTCATGACGGGGTAAGGTATAGCAGAGCTTTATTAAGGGATGTTACCCGGTTACCCGAGTTAACGGATGCCCCGGATGTACATGCCAAGGTCAATCCAAATTCTTTCCTTGAAACCGATAATGCCGATGAACTGCGTGACTTCACCCAGGATGCTTTATGTTTTGTTAATCTCGGCGAACTGGCCTGGTTCTTACAAGTTCATTATCAACTGCCGGAGCAGGAATTTTGGTCGGTAACGGCCAAAGTGATGCATGAATACCAGGCAGCACACCCCCAGCTGACCGGGCGTTTTAAATTATTCGATTTCTTTGCCGCTAATATCGAAGTTGAACAATTGGCCAGCCGCCGTTTCCTGCCGGAAGTGAGATTACGGGTAATGTCGGTGGAAAACCCTTTGGCAAAAGCGGATCAGACAATTACGCAATCTACTCAAGCAGTAGCACAAGCGGTGTAA
- a CDS encoding HpcH/HpaI aldolase family protein: protein MKPSTLKKRIANNTEVFGLFCSIPSAVALEQIAAAGYDFAIIDLEHTLIGKEQLEVLILAARASALELLVRVPPGALHLVVQLLDAGVAGIVFARIDDAMQAQQAVAACHYAPLGTRGLNSTRDSRYGLDGLVDYIEQAKQNTLVVVMIESRQGLANIDAIAATPGVDVILEGAADLSQSFELPWQTRHDSVSEAIAHIHRQTRIAGKVFCALPREPEEIKAWREESVSVFVVGDDRGIMRRAHQSHLAAYKE from the coding sequence ATGAAGCCATCAACACTGAAAAAACGTATCGCTAATAACACAGAAGTCTTTGGTTTATTTTGCTCTATCCCCTCTGCGGTAGCCTTAGAGCAAATTGCCGCAGCCGGTTATGATTTTGCCATTATCGATTTAGAGCATACCCTGATCGGCAAGGAACAGTTGGAAGTACTGATATTAGCGGCCCGCGCCAGCGCCCTGGAGCTGTTGGTCAGGGTACCGCCGGGGGCTTTACATCTGGTGGTGCAGCTATTGGATGCCGGTGTCGCCGGTATTGTTTTTGCGCGTATCGATGATGCCATGCAGGCACAACAAGCAGTTGCCGCTTGCCATTATGCCCCCCTGGGTACCCGGGGACTGAACTCCACCCGGGACAGCCGTTATGGTCTCGACGGCCTGGTGGACTATATTGAGCAGGCAAAACAAAACACCTTAGTGGTGGTGATGATAGAAAGCCGCCAGGGGCTGGCAAATATTGACGCCATCGCGGCGACCCCGGGAGTCGATGTCATTTTGGAAGGGGCTGCGGATTTATCACAATCTTTTGAGCTGCCCTGGCAAACCCGCCATGACTCGGTTAGCGAAGCAATCGCCCATATCCACCGGCAAACCCGGATTGCCGGGAAAGTCTTTTGTGCTTTACCCAGGGAGCCCGAGGAAATTAAGGCCTGGCGTGAGGAGTCGGTGTCGGTTTTTGTCGTTGGCGATGACCGCGGCATTATGCGCCGGGCACATCAAAGCCATTTGGCGGCCTATAAAGAATAA
- a CDS encoding type III PLP-dependent enzyme, producing MSVAFSLHPLQEYITQQTDPVCAYYYDLDYLSQRIQWISENLPDKVNFYYAIKANSDQPVLETLSPYIHGFEVASLGEIHKARQADSHRPIAFGGPGKTRVELQGALDAGVELYHIESVLQLDRLNELAAKAGQKVKVLLRVNPRFELPDATLQMAGKATQFGIDQAQIPEVLASLASYPQLECVGFHFHAISNNLDADSHLLLVKTYIEVARGWQQSHGLNMELLNIGGGIGINYQDSDQQFAWQHYCQELNKLIQEADIAFSLAMECGRFVSATCGCYVAEVTDIKSNHDQYFAVLRGGNHQFRLPSSWQHNHPFQVISVDHWPWSYPRPGILGEKITLCGELCTPKDVLASRVEIEQLNVGDLILFEQTGAYGWHISHHNFLSHAHPDRIYHSNSQLLFIKEDASC from the coding sequence ATGTCGGTAGCATTTTCCCTACACCCTTTACAAGAATACATAACGCAGCAAACCGATCCCGTTTGTGCCTATTATTATGATCTGGATTATTTAAGCCAGCGTATCCAATGGATCAGTGAAAACTTACCCGATAAGGTGAATTTTTATTATGCGATCAAGGCCAACTCGGATCAGCCGGTACTTGAAACCTTGTCCCCATATATCCATGGGTTTGAGGTAGCCTCCCTGGGAGAGATCCATAAAGCCCGGCAGGCAGATAGCCATCGGCCGATCGCTTTTGGCGGGCCGGGAAAAACCCGGGTAGAACTCCAGGGAGCCCTGGATGCCGGTGTTGAGCTGTACCATATCGAAAGTGTGTTACAGCTGGACCGGTTAAATGAACTGGCAGCCAAGGCCGGGCAAAAAGTCAAAGTACTGCTGCGGGTGAATCCCAGGTTTGAATTGCCCGATGCGACCTTGCAAATGGCGGGAAAAGCGACTCAGTTCGGTATAGACCAGGCACAAATCCCCGAAGTATTAGCTTCTTTAGCCAGCTATCCCCAGTTGGAATGTGTCGGTTTTCATTTTCATGCCATTTCCAATAATCTTGATGCCGACAGTCACTTATTATTGGTAAAAACCTATATCGAAGTCGCCAGGGGCTGGCAGCAAAGCCATGGCCTTAACATGGAATTGTTAAATATCGGCGGCGGTATCGGCATCAATTACCAGGATAGCGATCAGCAATTTGCCTGGCAGCACTATTGCCAGGAACTCAATAAGCTGATCCAGGAAGCGGATATTGCTTTTTCTCTGGCTATGGAGTGCGGCCGTTTTGTTAGTGCCACCTGCGGCTGTTATGTGGCGGAAGTCACGGACATTAAATCGAACCATGATCAGTATTTTGCGGTCTTGCGCGGCGGCAATCATCAGTTCCGTTTGCCTTCGTCCTGGCAACATAACCATCCTTTTCAGGTGATTAGTGTCGATCACTGGCCCTGGTCCTACCCGCGTCCGGGCATTTTAGGAGAGAAGATCACCTTATGTGGCGAGTTATGTACGCCAAAAGACGTATTAGCCAGCCGGGTTGAGATAGAGCAGCTTAATGTCGGCGATCTGATCTTGTTTGAACAAACAGGGGCTTATGGCTGGCATATTTCTCACCATAACTTTTTAAGCCATGCGCACCCGGATCGTATTTATCACTCAAACTCACAGTTATTATTTATTAAGGAAGATGCATCATGTTAG